One part of the Aspergillus fumigatus Af293 chromosome 7, whole genome shotgun sequence genome encodes these proteins:
- the ssu1 gene encoding TDT family transporter: MSCGNTNPRTQTQLTKHDVGWRRIVRNFTPSWFSVTMGTGIVSILLNTLPYNAQWLYWISVVIFAINVLLFITGCIISFLRYTLYPEIFGAMIVHSVQSMFIGTFPMGLTTIINMFCFVCVPAWGEWTRNFAWGLWIFDAILSVVTALSLPFLLYVFPLFQTYPTVTLKSYSMAHGNETQLSSMTAIWLLPIVSCIVAASSGAIVADVLPNPQHALWTVLVSYVLWGIGVPLAMMVMVIYLQRLTLHKLPPKAVIVSVFLPLGPLGQGGYGAMKLGKSAQTIFAQTHTLEASSGSTFYTLGFLVALILWSFGLVWLFFASASIARCRSFPFNIGWWGFTFPLGVFAASTCQMGRELPSEFFKMLGTVRRSYNVF; encoded by the exons ATGAGCTGCGGCAATACAAATCCTCGAACACAAACTCAGCTCACAAAACATGATGtgggctggaggaggatcGTCCGTAACTTCACCCCATC ATGGTTCTCGGTCACGATGGGGACAGGCATTGTATCAATTCTCTTGAATACACTGCCCTACAATGCTCAATGGCTATACTGGATCTCTGTGGTCATCTTCGCTATCAatgtcctcctcttcatcacagGATGTATCATCAGCTTTTTGCGATATACGCTATATCCGGAGATCTTCGGAGCTATGATCGTCCATTCTGTGCAGTCAATGTTTATTGGGACGTTCCCCATGGGCTTGACTACAATTATCAACATGTTTTGTTTCGTCTGCGTCCCAGCGTGGGGTGAATGGACCAGAAACTTTGCCTGGGGTTTATGGATCTTCGACGCCATATTATCGGTGGTGACGGCTTTGTCGTTGCCCTTCTTGCTGTACgtcttccctctcttccaaaCTTATCCGACTGTGACTCTAAAATCCTACAGCATGGCCCATGGGAACGAAACGCAACTCTCCTCCATGACAGCCATCTGGCTTCTCCCAATCGTAAGCTGCATCGTTGCAGCCTCCTCGGGCGCCATCGTCGCTGACGTCCTCCCCAACCCTCAACATGCCCTATGGACGGTGCTCGTCAGCTATGTCCTCTGGGGCATTGGTGTCCCACTTGCCATGATGGTCATGGTGATCTACCTCCAGCGCCTGACCCTCCACAAGCTCCCACCCAAGGCCGTCATCGTTAGTGTTTTCCTGCCCCTGGGACCATTAGGCCAGGGTGGTTATGG AGCAATGAAACTAGGCAAATCCGCCCAAACCATCTTCGCGCAGACACATACGCTGGAAGCCTCGTCCGGTTCGACCTTCTACACGCTAGGGTTCCTCGTCGCGCTCATTCTCTGGTCCTTCGGCCTGGTCTGGCTGTTCTTCGCGTCAGCTTCTATCGCTCGATGTCGCAGCTTTCCCTTTAACATCGGCTGGTGGGGGTTCACATTCCCGCTGGGGGTCTTTGCCGCCAGTACCTGTCAAATGGGTCGAGAGCTGCCGTCAGAGTTTTTCAAAATGCTCGGAACTGTACGTCGTTCATATAATGTCTTTTGA